The following proteins are co-located in the Gorilla gorilla gorilla isolate KB3781 chromosome 7, NHGRI_mGorGor1-v2.1_pri, whole genome shotgun sequence genome:
- the MFHAS1 gene encoding malignant fibrous histiocytoma-amplified sequence 1 isoform X1 — MAGMDSGNLKTARLWRDAALRARKLRSNLRQLTLTAAGACPGAGADALESPASPQLVLPANLGDIEALNLGNNGLEEVPEGLGSALGSLRVLVLRRNRFARLPPAVAELGHHLTELDVSHNRLTALGAEVVSALRELRKLNLSHNQLPALPAQLGALAHLEELDVSFNRLAHLPDSLSCLSRLRTLDVDHNQLTAFPRQLLQLAALEELDVSSNRLRGLPEDISALRALKILWLSGAELGTLPAGFCELASLESLMLDNNGLQALPAQFSCLQRLKMLNLSSNLFEEFPAALLPLAGLEELYLSRNQLTSVPSLISGLGRLLTLWLDNNRIRYLPDSIVELTGLEELVLQGNQIAVLPDHFGQLSRVGLWKIKDNPLIQPPYEVCMKGIPYIAAYQKELAHSQPAVQPRLKLLLMGHKAAGKTLLRHCLTEERVEGCPGGGDKEKCYPPSPPPVSKGIEVTSWTADASRGLRFIVYDLAGDESYEVIQPFFLSPGALYVLVVNLATYEPSHFPTTVGSFLHRVGARVPHAVVCIVGTHADLCGERELEEKCLDIHRQIALQEKHDAEGLSRLAKVVDEALARDFELRSASPHAAYYGVSDKNLRRRKAHFQYLLNHRLQILSPVLPVCCRDPRHLRRLRDKLLSVAEHREIFPNLHRVLPRSWQVLEELHFQPPQAQRLWLSWWDSARLGLQAGLTEDRLQSALSYLHESGKLLYFEDSPALKEHVFHNLTRLIDILNVFFQRDPSLLLHKLLLGTSGEGKAEGESSPPMARSTPSQELLRATQLHQYVEGFLLHGLLPAHVIRLLLKPHVQAQQDLQLLLELLEKMGLCYCLNKHKGKPLNGSTAWYKFPCYVQNEVPHAEAWINGTNLAGQSFVAEQLQIEYSFPFTFPPGLFARYSVQINSHVVHRSDGKFQIFAYRGKVPVVVSYRPAKGVLQPDTLSIASHASLPNIWTAWQAITPLVEELNVLLQEWPGLHYTVHILCSKCLKRGSPNPHAFPGELLSQPRPEGVAEIICPKNGSERVNVALVYPPTPTVISPCSKKNVGEKHRNQ; from the coding sequence ATGGCTGGGATGGACAGTGGCAACCTGAAGACCGCGAGGCTGTGGCGGGACGCCGCCCTGCGTGCCAGGAAGCTGCGGAGCAACCTGCGCCAGCTCACGCTCACCGCCGCCGGGGCCTGCCCCGGGGCCGGGGCCGACGCGCTCGAGTCCCCCGCCTCCCCCCAGCTCGTGCTGCCGGCCAACCTCGGGGACATTGAGGCACTGAACCTGGGGAACAACGGCCTGGAGGAGGTACCCGAGGGGCTGGGGTCGGCGCTGGGCAGCCTGCGCGTCCTGGTCCTGCGCAGGAACCGCTTCGCCCGGCTGCCCCCGGCGGTGGCCGAGCTCGGCCACCACCTCACCGAGCTGGACGTGAGCCACAACCGGCTGACCGCCCTGGGCGCGGAGGTGGTGAGTGCTCTGAGGGAGCTGCGGAAGCTCAACCTCAGCCACAACCAGCTGCCCGCCCTGCCCGCCCAGCTGGGCGCTCTCGCTCACCTGGAGGAGCTGGACGTCAGCTTTAACCGGCTGGCGCACCTGCCTGActccctctcctgcctctcccGCCTGCGCACCCTGGACGTGGATCACAACCAGCTCACTGCCTTCCCCCGGCAGCTGCTGCAGCTGGCGGCCCTGGAGGAGCTGGACGTGTCCAGCAACCGGCTGCGGGGCCTGCCTGAGGATATCAGTGCCCTGCGTGCCCTCAAGATCCTCTGGCTGAGTGGGGCCGAGCTTGGCACGCTGCCCGCCGGCTTCTGCGAGCTGGCCAGTTTGGAGAGCCTCATGCTAGACAACAACGGGCTGCAGGCTCTGCCCGCCCAGTTCAGCTGCCTGCAGCGGCTCAAAATGCTCAACCTCTCCTCCAACCTCTTCGAGGAGTTCCCTGCCGCGCTGCTGCCCCTGGCTGGTCTGGAGGAGCTCTACCTTAGTCGCAACCAGCTCACCTCGGTGCCATCCCTTATCTCGGGCCTGGGCCGGCTTCTCACCTTGTGGCTGGATAATAACCGCATCCGCTACCTGCCGGACTCCATCGTGGAGCTGACCGGCCTGGAGGAGCTCGTGCTGCAGGGGAACCAGATCGCGGTGCTGCCCGACCACTTTGGCCAGCTCTCCCGGGTGGGTTTGTGGAAGATCAAAGACAACCCACTGATCCAGCCCCCCTACGAGGTCTGCATGAAGGGGATCCCCTACATCGCAGCCTACCAGAAGGAACTGGCTCATTCCCAGCCGGCGGTGCAGCCCCGGCTCAAGCTGCTCCTGATGGGGCATAAGGCTGCAGGAAAGACTTTGCTGCGCCACTGCCTCACCGAGGAGAGAGTGGAGGGATGCCCAGGAGGAGGGGACAAGGAAAAGTGCTACCCACCATCACCTCCCCCTGTGAGCAAGGGCATCGAGGTGACCAGCTGGACGGCCGATGCCTCCCGGGGCCTGCGGTTCATCGTGTATGACTTAGCTGGGGATGAAAGTTATGAGGTGATCCAGCCCTTCTTCCTGTCCCCAGGGGCCCTATACGTGCTGGTGGTCAACTTGGCCACCTATGAGCCTAGCCACTTTCCTACCACCGTGGGCTCCTTCTTGCATCGGGTCGGAGCGAGAGTGCCCCACGCGGTGGTGTGCATCGTGGGCACCCACGCGGACCTGTGCGGGGAGCGTGAGCTGGAGGAGAAATGTCTGGACATTCACCGCCAGATCGCCCTGCAGGAGAAGCACGACGCGGAGGGACTGAGCCGCTTGGCCAAGGTGGTGGACGAGGCACTGGCCCGGGACTTCGAGCTGCGCTCTGCCAGCCCCCACGCAGCCTACTACGGCGTTTCGGACAAGAACCTTCGACGGCGCAAGGCCCATTTTCAATACCTGCTCAACCACCGGCTGCAGATCCTCTCCCCGGTGTTGCCTGTTTGCTGCAGGGACCCGCGCCACTTACGACGCCTTCGGGACAAGTTGCTGTCAGTTGCTGAGCACCGAGAAATCTTCCCCAACTTACACAGAGTACTGCCTCGATCCTGGCAGGTGCTGGAGGAACTGCATTTCCAGCCACCTCAGGCCCAGCGACTGTGGCTAAGCTGGTGGGACTCGGCGCGCCTGGGCCTGCAGGCGGGTCTGACCGAGGACCGACTGCAGAGTGCCCTCTCCTACCTGCATGAGAGCGGCAAGCTACTCTACTTTGAGGACAGTCCGGCTCTCAAGGAGCACGTCTTCCACAACCTCACCCGCCTCATCGACATCCTCAATGTCTTCTTCCAGAGGGATCCCTCTTTGCTGCTGCATAAGCTGCTCCTAGGGACCAGTGGAGAGGGCAAGGCGGAGGGGGAAAGCTCCCCGCCCATGGCGCGGTCCACCCCCAGCCAGGAACTCCTCCGGGCCACCCAGCTCCATCAGTATGTGGAGGGCTTTCTGTTGCATGGGCTCTTGCCAGCTCATGTCATTCGGTTGCTGCTTAAGCCTCATGTCCAGGCCCAGCAGGACTTGCAGCTGCTGCTGGAGCTGCTGGAGAAGATGGGACTCTGTTACTGCCTCAATAAACACAAGGGCAAGCCTTTGAATGGGTCCACAGCTTGGTACAAGTTCCCATGCTATGTGCAGAACGAGGTGCCCCATGCAGAAGCCTGGATTAATGGGACCAACCTAGCTGGGCAGTCTTTTGTGGCTGAGCAGTTGCAGATTGAATATagctttccttttacttttccaCCTGGGTTGTTTGCACGGTACAGTGTCCAGATCAACAGCCATGTGGTGCACAGGTCGGATGGTAAATTTCAGATCTTTGCCTATAGAGGGAAAGTTCCTGTGGTTGTGAGTTACAGACCTGCCAAGGGAGTCCTGCAGCCAGACACCCTGTCCATTGCTAGCCATGCATCATTACCAAATATATGGACCGCATGGCAAGCCATAACCCCCTTGGTGGAGGAACTGAATGTCCTACTTCAGGAATGGCCTGGACTGCACTACACCGTACACATTCTCTGTTCTAAGTGCCTTAAGAGAGGATCGCCCAATCCACATGCTTTTCCAG
- the MFHAS1 gene encoding malignant fibrous histiocytoma-amplified sequence 1 isoform X3, producing the protein MAGMDSGNLKTARLWRDAALRARKLRSNLRQLTLTAAGACPGAGADALESPASPQLVLPANLGDIEALNLGNNGLEEVPEGLGSALGSLRVLVLRRNRFARLPPAVAELGHHLTELDVSHNRLTALGAEVVSALRELRKLNLSHNQLPALPAQLGALAHLEELDVSFNRLAHLPDSLSCLSRLRTLDVDHNQLTAFPRQLLQLAALEELDVSSNRLRGLPEDISALRALKILWLSGAELGTLPAGFCELASLESLMLDNNGLQALPAQFSCLQRLKMLNLSSNLFEEFPAALLPLAGLEELYLSRNQLTSVPSLISGLGRLLTLWLDNNRIRYLPDSIVELTGLEELVLQGNQIAVLPDHFGQLSRVGLWKIKDNPLIQPPYEVCMKGIPYIAAYQKELAHSQPAVQPRLKLLLMGHKAAGKTLLRHCLTEERVEGCPGGGDKEKCYPPSPPPVSKGIEVTSWTADASRGLRFIVYDLAGDESYEVIQPFFLSPGALYVLVVNLATYEPSHFPTTVGSFLHRVGARVPHAVVCIVGTHADLCGERELEEKCLDIHRQIALQEKHDAEGLSRLAKVVDEALARDFELRSASPHAAYYGVSDKNLRRRKAHFQYLLNHRLQILSPVLPVCCRDPRHLRRLRDKLLSVAEHREIFPNLHRVLPRSWQVLEELHFQPPQAQRLWLSWWDSARLGLQAGLTEDRLQSALSYLHESGKLLYFEDSPALKEHVFHNLTRLIDILNVFFQRDPSLLLHKLLLGTSGEGKAEGESSPPMARSTPSQELLRATQLHQYVEGFLLHGLLPAHVIRLLLKPHVQAQQDLQLLLELLEKMGLCYCLNKHKGKPLNGSTAWYKFPCYVQNEVPHAEAWINGTNLAGQSFVAEQLQIEYSFPFTFPPGLFARYSVQINSHVVHRSDGKFQIFAYRGKVPVVVSYRPAKGVLQPDTLSIASHASLPNIWTAWQAITPLVEELNVLLQEWPGLHYTVHILCSKCLKRGSPNPHAFPVLIMWACFLMAARWLHCTGPHICISGGKKT; encoded by the coding sequence ATGGCTGGGATGGACAGTGGCAACCTGAAGACCGCGAGGCTGTGGCGGGACGCCGCCCTGCGTGCCAGGAAGCTGCGGAGCAACCTGCGCCAGCTCACGCTCACCGCCGCCGGGGCCTGCCCCGGGGCCGGGGCCGACGCGCTCGAGTCCCCCGCCTCCCCCCAGCTCGTGCTGCCGGCCAACCTCGGGGACATTGAGGCACTGAACCTGGGGAACAACGGCCTGGAGGAGGTACCCGAGGGGCTGGGGTCGGCGCTGGGCAGCCTGCGCGTCCTGGTCCTGCGCAGGAACCGCTTCGCCCGGCTGCCCCCGGCGGTGGCCGAGCTCGGCCACCACCTCACCGAGCTGGACGTGAGCCACAACCGGCTGACCGCCCTGGGCGCGGAGGTGGTGAGTGCTCTGAGGGAGCTGCGGAAGCTCAACCTCAGCCACAACCAGCTGCCCGCCCTGCCCGCCCAGCTGGGCGCTCTCGCTCACCTGGAGGAGCTGGACGTCAGCTTTAACCGGCTGGCGCACCTGCCTGActccctctcctgcctctcccGCCTGCGCACCCTGGACGTGGATCACAACCAGCTCACTGCCTTCCCCCGGCAGCTGCTGCAGCTGGCGGCCCTGGAGGAGCTGGACGTGTCCAGCAACCGGCTGCGGGGCCTGCCTGAGGATATCAGTGCCCTGCGTGCCCTCAAGATCCTCTGGCTGAGTGGGGCCGAGCTTGGCACGCTGCCCGCCGGCTTCTGCGAGCTGGCCAGTTTGGAGAGCCTCATGCTAGACAACAACGGGCTGCAGGCTCTGCCCGCCCAGTTCAGCTGCCTGCAGCGGCTCAAAATGCTCAACCTCTCCTCCAACCTCTTCGAGGAGTTCCCTGCCGCGCTGCTGCCCCTGGCTGGTCTGGAGGAGCTCTACCTTAGTCGCAACCAGCTCACCTCGGTGCCATCCCTTATCTCGGGCCTGGGCCGGCTTCTCACCTTGTGGCTGGATAATAACCGCATCCGCTACCTGCCGGACTCCATCGTGGAGCTGACCGGCCTGGAGGAGCTCGTGCTGCAGGGGAACCAGATCGCGGTGCTGCCCGACCACTTTGGCCAGCTCTCCCGGGTGGGTTTGTGGAAGATCAAAGACAACCCACTGATCCAGCCCCCCTACGAGGTCTGCATGAAGGGGATCCCCTACATCGCAGCCTACCAGAAGGAACTGGCTCATTCCCAGCCGGCGGTGCAGCCCCGGCTCAAGCTGCTCCTGATGGGGCATAAGGCTGCAGGAAAGACTTTGCTGCGCCACTGCCTCACCGAGGAGAGAGTGGAGGGATGCCCAGGAGGAGGGGACAAGGAAAAGTGCTACCCACCATCACCTCCCCCTGTGAGCAAGGGCATCGAGGTGACCAGCTGGACGGCCGATGCCTCCCGGGGCCTGCGGTTCATCGTGTATGACTTAGCTGGGGATGAAAGTTATGAGGTGATCCAGCCCTTCTTCCTGTCCCCAGGGGCCCTATACGTGCTGGTGGTCAACTTGGCCACCTATGAGCCTAGCCACTTTCCTACCACCGTGGGCTCCTTCTTGCATCGGGTCGGAGCGAGAGTGCCCCACGCGGTGGTGTGCATCGTGGGCACCCACGCGGACCTGTGCGGGGAGCGTGAGCTGGAGGAGAAATGTCTGGACATTCACCGCCAGATCGCCCTGCAGGAGAAGCACGACGCGGAGGGACTGAGCCGCTTGGCCAAGGTGGTGGACGAGGCACTGGCCCGGGACTTCGAGCTGCGCTCTGCCAGCCCCCACGCAGCCTACTACGGCGTTTCGGACAAGAACCTTCGACGGCGCAAGGCCCATTTTCAATACCTGCTCAACCACCGGCTGCAGATCCTCTCCCCGGTGTTGCCTGTTTGCTGCAGGGACCCGCGCCACTTACGACGCCTTCGGGACAAGTTGCTGTCAGTTGCTGAGCACCGAGAAATCTTCCCCAACTTACACAGAGTACTGCCTCGATCCTGGCAGGTGCTGGAGGAACTGCATTTCCAGCCACCTCAGGCCCAGCGACTGTGGCTAAGCTGGTGGGACTCGGCGCGCCTGGGCCTGCAGGCGGGTCTGACCGAGGACCGACTGCAGAGTGCCCTCTCCTACCTGCATGAGAGCGGCAAGCTACTCTACTTTGAGGACAGTCCGGCTCTCAAGGAGCACGTCTTCCACAACCTCACCCGCCTCATCGACATCCTCAATGTCTTCTTCCAGAGGGATCCCTCTTTGCTGCTGCATAAGCTGCTCCTAGGGACCAGTGGAGAGGGCAAGGCGGAGGGGGAAAGCTCCCCGCCCATGGCGCGGTCCACCCCCAGCCAGGAACTCCTCCGGGCCACCCAGCTCCATCAGTATGTGGAGGGCTTTCTGTTGCATGGGCTCTTGCCAGCTCATGTCATTCGGTTGCTGCTTAAGCCTCATGTCCAGGCCCAGCAGGACTTGCAGCTGCTGCTGGAGCTGCTGGAGAAGATGGGACTCTGTTACTGCCTCAATAAACACAAGGGCAAGCCTTTGAATGGGTCCACAGCTTGGTACAAGTTCCCATGCTATGTGCAGAACGAGGTGCCCCATGCAGAAGCCTGGATTAATGGGACCAACCTAGCTGGGCAGTCTTTTGTGGCTGAGCAGTTGCAGATTGAATATagctttccttttacttttccaCCTGGGTTGTTTGCACGGTACAGTGTCCAGATCAACAGCCATGTGGTGCACAGGTCGGATGGTAAATTTCAGATCTTTGCCTATAGAGGGAAAGTTCCTGTGGTTGTGAGTTACAGACCTGCCAAGGGAGTCCTGCAGCCAGACACCCTGTCCATTGCTAGCCATGCATCATTACCAAATATATGGACCGCATGGCAAGCCATAACCCCCTTGGTGGAGGAACTGAATGTCCTACTTCAGGAATGGCCTGGACTGCACTACACCGTACACATTCTCTGTTCTAAGTGCCTTAAGAGAGGATCGCCCAATCCACATGCTTTTCCAG
- the MFHAS1 gene encoding malignant fibrous histiocytoma-amplified sequence 1 isoform X2 yields the protein MAGMDSGNLKTARLWRDAALRARKLRSNLRQLTLTAAGACPGAGADALESPASPQLVLPANLGDIEALNLGNNGLEEVPEGLGSALGSLRVLVLRRNRFARLPPAVAELGHHLTELDVSHNRLTALGAEVVSALRELRKLNLSHNQLPALPAQLGALAHLEELDVSFNRLAHLPDSLSCLSRLRTLDVDHNQLTAFPRQLLQLAALEELDVSSNRLRGLPEDISALRALKILWLSGAELGTLPAGFCELASLESLMLDNNGLQALPAQFSCLQRLKMLNLSSNLFEEFPAALLPLAGLEELYLSRNQLTSVPSLISGLGRLLTLWLDNNRIRYLPDSIVELTGLEELVLQGNQIAVLPDHFGQLSRVGLWKIKDNPLIQPPYEVCMKGIPYIAAYQKELAHSQPAVQPRLKLLLMGHKAAGKTLLRHCLTEERVEGCPGGGDKEKCYPPSPPPVSKGIEVTSWTADASRGLRFIVYDLAGDESYEVIQPFFLSPGALYVLVVNLATYEPSHFPTTVGSFLHRVGARVPHAVVCIVGTHADLCGERELEEKCLDIHRQIALQEKHDAEGLSRLAKVVDEALARDFELRSASPHAAYYGVSDKNLRRRKAHFQYLLNHRLQILSPVLPVCCRDPRHLRRLRDKLLSVAEHREIFPNLHRVLPRSWQVLEELHFQPPQAQRLWLSWWDSARLGLQAGLTEDRLQSALSYLHESGKLLYFEDSPALKEHVFHNLTRLIDILNVFFQRDPSLLLHKLLLGTSGEGKAEGESSPPMARSTPSQELLRATQLHQYVEGFLLHGLLPAHVIRLLLKPHVQAQQDLQLLLELLEKMGLCYCLNKHKGKPLNGSTAWYKFPCYVQNEVPHAEAWINGTNLAGQSFVAEQLQIEYSFPFTFPPGLFARYSVQINSHVVHRSDGKFQIFAYRGKVPVVVSYRPAKGVLQPDTLSIASHASLPNIWTAWQAITPLVEELNVLLQEWPGLHYTVHILCSKCLKRGSPNPHAFPGELLSQPRPEGVAEIICPKNGSERVNVALVYPPTPTVISPCSKYLHTFLEN from the coding sequence ATGGCTGGGATGGACAGTGGCAACCTGAAGACCGCGAGGCTGTGGCGGGACGCCGCCCTGCGTGCCAGGAAGCTGCGGAGCAACCTGCGCCAGCTCACGCTCACCGCCGCCGGGGCCTGCCCCGGGGCCGGGGCCGACGCGCTCGAGTCCCCCGCCTCCCCCCAGCTCGTGCTGCCGGCCAACCTCGGGGACATTGAGGCACTGAACCTGGGGAACAACGGCCTGGAGGAGGTACCCGAGGGGCTGGGGTCGGCGCTGGGCAGCCTGCGCGTCCTGGTCCTGCGCAGGAACCGCTTCGCCCGGCTGCCCCCGGCGGTGGCCGAGCTCGGCCACCACCTCACCGAGCTGGACGTGAGCCACAACCGGCTGACCGCCCTGGGCGCGGAGGTGGTGAGTGCTCTGAGGGAGCTGCGGAAGCTCAACCTCAGCCACAACCAGCTGCCCGCCCTGCCCGCCCAGCTGGGCGCTCTCGCTCACCTGGAGGAGCTGGACGTCAGCTTTAACCGGCTGGCGCACCTGCCTGActccctctcctgcctctcccGCCTGCGCACCCTGGACGTGGATCACAACCAGCTCACTGCCTTCCCCCGGCAGCTGCTGCAGCTGGCGGCCCTGGAGGAGCTGGACGTGTCCAGCAACCGGCTGCGGGGCCTGCCTGAGGATATCAGTGCCCTGCGTGCCCTCAAGATCCTCTGGCTGAGTGGGGCCGAGCTTGGCACGCTGCCCGCCGGCTTCTGCGAGCTGGCCAGTTTGGAGAGCCTCATGCTAGACAACAACGGGCTGCAGGCTCTGCCCGCCCAGTTCAGCTGCCTGCAGCGGCTCAAAATGCTCAACCTCTCCTCCAACCTCTTCGAGGAGTTCCCTGCCGCGCTGCTGCCCCTGGCTGGTCTGGAGGAGCTCTACCTTAGTCGCAACCAGCTCACCTCGGTGCCATCCCTTATCTCGGGCCTGGGCCGGCTTCTCACCTTGTGGCTGGATAATAACCGCATCCGCTACCTGCCGGACTCCATCGTGGAGCTGACCGGCCTGGAGGAGCTCGTGCTGCAGGGGAACCAGATCGCGGTGCTGCCCGACCACTTTGGCCAGCTCTCCCGGGTGGGTTTGTGGAAGATCAAAGACAACCCACTGATCCAGCCCCCCTACGAGGTCTGCATGAAGGGGATCCCCTACATCGCAGCCTACCAGAAGGAACTGGCTCATTCCCAGCCGGCGGTGCAGCCCCGGCTCAAGCTGCTCCTGATGGGGCATAAGGCTGCAGGAAAGACTTTGCTGCGCCACTGCCTCACCGAGGAGAGAGTGGAGGGATGCCCAGGAGGAGGGGACAAGGAAAAGTGCTACCCACCATCACCTCCCCCTGTGAGCAAGGGCATCGAGGTGACCAGCTGGACGGCCGATGCCTCCCGGGGCCTGCGGTTCATCGTGTATGACTTAGCTGGGGATGAAAGTTATGAGGTGATCCAGCCCTTCTTCCTGTCCCCAGGGGCCCTATACGTGCTGGTGGTCAACTTGGCCACCTATGAGCCTAGCCACTTTCCTACCACCGTGGGCTCCTTCTTGCATCGGGTCGGAGCGAGAGTGCCCCACGCGGTGGTGTGCATCGTGGGCACCCACGCGGACCTGTGCGGGGAGCGTGAGCTGGAGGAGAAATGTCTGGACATTCACCGCCAGATCGCCCTGCAGGAGAAGCACGACGCGGAGGGACTGAGCCGCTTGGCCAAGGTGGTGGACGAGGCACTGGCCCGGGACTTCGAGCTGCGCTCTGCCAGCCCCCACGCAGCCTACTACGGCGTTTCGGACAAGAACCTTCGACGGCGCAAGGCCCATTTTCAATACCTGCTCAACCACCGGCTGCAGATCCTCTCCCCGGTGTTGCCTGTTTGCTGCAGGGACCCGCGCCACTTACGACGCCTTCGGGACAAGTTGCTGTCAGTTGCTGAGCACCGAGAAATCTTCCCCAACTTACACAGAGTACTGCCTCGATCCTGGCAGGTGCTGGAGGAACTGCATTTCCAGCCACCTCAGGCCCAGCGACTGTGGCTAAGCTGGTGGGACTCGGCGCGCCTGGGCCTGCAGGCGGGTCTGACCGAGGACCGACTGCAGAGTGCCCTCTCCTACCTGCATGAGAGCGGCAAGCTACTCTACTTTGAGGACAGTCCGGCTCTCAAGGAGCACGTCTTCCACAACCTCACCCGCCTCATCGACATCCTCAATGTCTTCTTCCAGAGGGATCCCTCTTTGCTGCTGCATAAGCTGCTCCTAGGGACCAGTGGAGAGGGCAAGGCGGAGGGGGAAAGCTCCCCGCCCATGGCGCGGTCCACCCCCAGCCAGGAACTCCTCCGGGCCACCCAGCTCCATCAGTATGTGGAGGGCTTTCTGTTGCATGGGCTCTTGCCAGCTCATGTCATTCGGTTGCTGCTTAAGCCTCATGTCCAGGCCCAGCAGGACTTGCAGCTGCTGCTGGAGCTGCTGGAGAAGATGGGACTCTGTTACTGCCTCAATAAACACAAGGGCAAGCCTTTGAATGGGTCCACAGCTTGGTACAAGTTCCCATGCTATGTGCAGAACGAGGTGCCCCATGCAGAAGCCTGGATTAATGGGACCAACCTAGCTGGGCAGTCTTTTGTGGCTGAGCAGTTGCAGATTGAATATagctttccttttacttttccaCCTGGGTTGTTTGCACGGTACAGTGTCCAGATCAACAGCCATGTGGTGCACAGGTCGGATGGTAAATTTCAGATCTTTGCCTATAGAGGGAAAGTTCCTGTGGTTGTGAGTTACAGACCTGCCAAGGGAGTCCTGCAGCCAGACACCCTGTCCATTGCTAGCCATGCATCATTACCAAATATATGGACCGCATGGCAAGCCATAACCCCCTTGGTGGAGGAACTGAATGTCCTACTTCAGGAATGGCCTGGACTGCACTACACCGTACACATTCTCTGTTCTAAGTGCCTTAAGAGAGGATCGCCCAATCCACATGCTTTTCCAG